From Anopheles darlingi chromosome 2, idAnoDarlMG_H_01, whole genome shotgun sequence, the proteins below share one genomic window:
- the LOC125952344 gene encoding nuclear distribution protein nudE homolog has protein sequence MEDKLFTSVEEECRHWKERYLKVSQERDDAQREFDDFTSDSRQLEAELEATVEQQEKKIRDLNQMVTQLHSECDSYKRKLQYNENETSKLDCDYRQLANENEKLKVYIRELEQKNDDLERANRVASESVVEFESMLNQAYEKNALLELEVDEKERMQIKLQRLMDEARDLKQELKVRTLKPGENGEEEQGQETAKEQCATSQLANDSNSASGTTGSTQLTNMCLDANGSFSAEPSKLEIVNNNLNATKQRSAPSILAPLAKLAGNKLHDLGSPLREASSEEAKTFGDATKGSPFLPTAATPTGALIIERNGNTTTTSNSMALVPLQATSGGLNPPMAPSDRVSTLNIVADLLRRLDNMEAKLKAWKIRKPSSRTGGGTGNASAAASTGSQRSLYSHNHQHHAHHHAHHPSSHQQGQPSSYQSHHHHNSGSNHSLNSLVSDGTTGASGALSGSIANCCGSSSSNMGNVQLHSYQPSTITIGTQTSQQATVAAPAKTELLLRTSK, from the exons ATGGAGGATAAGCTGTTCACTAGTGTGGAAGAGGAGTGTCGCCACTGGAAGGAGCGATACCTAAAGGTGTCCCAGGAGCGGGACGATGCGCAGCGAGAGTTTGATGATTTCACCTCGGACTCGCGACAGCTCGAGGCCGAGCTAGAGGCGACGGttgagcagcaggaaaagaagaTACGGGATTTGAACCAGATGGTCACACAGCTGCACAGCGAGTGCGATTCGTACAAGCGGAAGCTGCAGTACAACGAGAACGAAACCAGCAAACTTGACTGCGACTACCGGCAGTTGGCAAATGAGAACGAAAAACTTAAG GTGTACATCCGAGAGCTGGAACAGAAAAATGACGATCTCGAGCGGGCGAATCGGGTAGCGAGTGAGAGTGTGGTCGAGTTTGAGTCGATGCTGAACCAGGCATACGAAAAGAATGCTTTACTCGAGCTGGAGGTTGATGAGAAAGAACGTATGCAGATCAAGCTGCAACGATTGATGGACGAAGCGCGTGATCTCAAGCAGGAGCTGAAGGTACGAACGCTGAAGCCGGGCGAGAACGGCGAGGAAGAGCAAGGGCAGGAAACCGCTAAGGAACAGTGCGCCACGAGTCAGCTGGCGAACGATAGTAACAGTGCGTCCGGTACAACCGGTAGCACTCAGCTTACGAACATGTGTCTTGATGCAAACGGTTCCTTTAGTGCGGAACCGTCAAAGTTGGAAATTGTCAATAACAATCTGAACGCGACCAAACAGCGTTCTGCCCCCTCGATACTAGCCCCATTGGCGAAGCTTGCCGGCAACAAGCTACACGACCTAGGCAGTCCCCTCCGAGAGGCAAGCtctgaagaagcaaaaacgtTCGGGGATGCAACGAAAGGCTCACCTTTCCTACCGACAGCAGCTACCCCCACTGGTGCGTTAAttatcgaacggaacggaaacacgacgaccacgtcCAACTCGATGGCACTAGTGCCGCTGCAGGCGACGAGCGGCGGCTTAAACCCACCGATGGCACCAAGTGACCGTGTGTCGACACTAAACATCGTGGCCGATCTGCTGCGACGGCTGGACAATATGGAGGCGAAGCTGAAGGCATGGAAAATTCGTAAACCTTCCTCCAGGACCGGAGGTGGTACGGGCAATGcgagtgctgctgccagcaccGGAAGCCAGCGATCGCTCTATTCTCAtaaccaccagcatcatgcgcatcatcatgctcatcatcccAGCAGCCATCAGCAAGGACAACCATCTAGTTACCAaagccatcaccatcacaacaGTGGTAGTAACCATTCGCTCAACTCGCTCGTTTCCGATGGAACGACGGGTGCGAGCGGTGCGCTCAGCGGTAGCATCGCGAACTGCtgcggaagcagcagtagtaacatGGGCAACGTGCAGTTGCACTCCTACCAGCCaagcacgatcacgatcggtaCGCAAACGTCACAGCAGGCGACCGTGGCGGCACCGGCCAAGACAGAGCTTCTGCTAAGGACAAGCAAATGA
- the LOC125952323 gene encoding actin-binding protein IPP gives MPPLNSFNGNGGDAGGEGAGGEGGGGGGRGERVGCGDIICSLGSVPAGQSTSIVASNDLSQTTGGSGGGNTTTTKPRFSCPHYAQKVLLNLNALRLDKRFCDVEIRASGTTVHAHRAVLSASSAYFEAMFRPELGLSEGKQRSVTLHSIRADILELLIGFVYTGQIEIEQSNVQELLAAADMLQVPEVVDGCCEYLCRELHSSNALGILRFAEAHNCRQLAEVASNFVYSNFPKVALEDELLDVPYALLVKVISSEALRVDSEHQVFNAALRWIRHDVVPRRQYVFEILSHVRIALVPVSLIDQAIGECRDVSLKIALRSVRKDLTSRRGQLVPLRVCPRVCAKKSIYVIGGSRREQSAGWTPTDWIFESVIKYDIFAREWTESAPMEIGRILPGVAALGGKIYVIGGERGSQILANGEVYDTQNNNWEPMAPMNVPRCEFGLCTLGGTLYAMGGWIGEDIGGSIECYDPMRNSWRMVGDLPEPKFSMGVVSFEGLIYIVGGCNTHSRYLTDLISYNPVTNEWTKLARMQTARCQMGVAILDRHLYVVGGNSSQQEVLRTVERYSFDEDKWSMVSPMTVRRSSPAVAAADGLLYVAGGDQPCEINFYRAQITITSFECYDPIADQWKVCPDLPTSRSEAGAVVV, from the exons ATGCCACCACTGAACAGCTTCAACGGGAACGGTGGAGATGCCGGTGGTGAGGGAGCaggaggtgaaggaggaggaggaggaggccgagGAGAAAGAGTTGGATGTGGAGATATTATCTGCTCGTTGGGTTCCGTACCCGCTGGACAATCGACATCCATTGTCGCGTCAAATGATCTTTCGCAGACAACTGGTGGTTCCGGCGGgggcaacacaacaaccactaaACCCAGGTTCTCCTGTCCACATTACGCACAGAAGGTGCTACTGAACCTGAACGCACTGCGGCTCGATAAAAGGTTTTGTGATGTTGAAATTCGTGCCAGCGGAACTACGGTGCACGCCCATCGGGCGGTGTTGAGCGCGAGTTCGGCATACTTCGAGGCGATGTTCCGACCGGAGCTGGGCCTCAGCGAAGGCAAGCAGCGCTCCGTTACGCTACACTCGATCCGGGCCGACATTCTGGAACTGCTGATCGGCTTCGTCTACACGGGTCAGATTGAAATCGAACAG AGCAACGTGCAGGAGCTGCTGGCGGCCGCCGATATGCTGCAGGTACCGGAGGTGGTCGACGGATGCTGTGAGTACCTGTGCCGCGAGCTGCACTCATCGAACGCATTGGGTATTCTGCGGTTCGCTGAAGCCCATAACTGTCGCCAGTTGGCCGAAGTGGCGTCCAACTTTGTTTACAGTAACTTCCCAAAGGTCGCACTCGAGGACGAGCTGCTGGATGTACCATACGCGCTGCTTGTCAAGGTGATCTCATCGGAAGCACTGCGGGTCGATAGTGAGCATCAGGTGTTTAATGCGGCATTGCGTTGGATCCGCCATGATGTCGTCCCACGGCGACAGTACGTGTTCGAGATATTGTCGCACGTGCGCATCGCCCTCGTTCCCGTTTCGTTGATCGACCAGGCAATCGGAGAATGCCGGGATGTTTCGCTGAAGATAGCGTTACGCTCCGTACGCAAGGATCTGACATCGCGACGGGGGCAGCTTGTACCGTTGCGCGTCTGTCCGCGCGTGTGCGCCAAAAAGAGCATCTACGTAATCGGCGGATCACGCCGGGAACAATCGGCCGGCTGGACGCCGACGGATTGGATTTTTGAGTCCGTTATCAAGTATGATATCTTTGCCCGCGAATGGACGGAATCGGCACCGATGGAGATTGGCCGGATATTGCCCGGTGTTGCGGCACTCGGTGGCAAGATCTACGTGATCGGTGGCGAGCGCGGTAGCCAGATACTGGCGAATGGGGAAGTGTATGACACGCAGAACAACAACTGGGAACCGATGGCACCGATGAATGTGCCGCGCTGTGAGTTTGGACTCTGCACGCTCGGTGGTACACTGTATGCGATGGGTGGTTGGATCGGCGAAGACATCGGTGGTTCGATCGAATGCTACGATCCGATGCGCAACTCATGGCGTATGGTAGGCGATTTACCCGAGCCCAAGTTCAGCATGGGTGTCGTGAGTTTTGAAG GCCTGATCTACATCGTCGGTGGATGCAATACTCACTCGAGATATTTAACGGATCTTATAAG CTATAATCCGGTGACTAACGAATGGACAAAGCTTGCCCGCATGCAGACGGCCCGCTGCCAGATGGGGGTAGCCATTCTAGATCGGCATCTGTATGTCGTCGGTGGCAATAGCAGCCAGCAGGAGGTACTGCGTACCGTTGAGCGTTACAGCTTCGATGAGGACAAGTGGTCTATGGTTTCTCCGATGACGGTACGCCGTTCGAGCCCtgccgtggctgctgctgatgggctgTTGTACGTCGCTGGCGGTGATCAACCGTGCGAAATTAACTTCTATCGTGCCCAGATCACGATCACCTCGTTCGAGTGCTACGACCCGATCGCCGATCAGTGGAAAGTCTGTCCGGATCTGCCGACCAGCCGCTCTGAAGCTGGTGCAGTTGTCGTATAG
- the LOC125952314 gene encoding X-ray repair cross-complementing protein 5-like has product MARVAKTGCMIVIDVGRSTSQSCGDQSFFETAKECAMRIMQKTICSFPQDEVGLVLMGTDETSNQVNTEHGSGYEHICEASELKLPNWHTSRVLENKVLRSNSEANWYDALIVAVDFLRAGTANRSFKHLHIFLISPLAMPAEVSQSEIRYLLDNLEVMLCQVHIISDQIEHSNPITTSTIFTPSSTGTFVDEEVKSEDRIKNENLLNEIMQKEGFTLTNISMAHRCLGFYVPKPVRPTPWNSTLTIGTKLKFAISAYLLISEQKGLGPFKVTSAGGSTANSVVKMRTQHFQNEKPIDLEMEDVIVGYMYGSTVVPYDNTIDMDYKSGEAGLTCLGFTASSNILDEYLSGKGTYLVMAKKGCAGSEEKLTALVKAMMALNVVMMAAKIYRKDTKPRLQTLFPIMHEQRYPCLVMLELVFQDEINLVRFPSFLSSKHQPSPEQYAAIDKLIDSMNLMDAVEDEHGVSHEAFGFNETHNPNHQFLYRSVVHRAMHPNAASLPVVDSDISELVSVPKKLVHRAEAAMDEIKQVFPLEEQKRITRAEWLHRMAAMHQGGGDAATSSAASAPGRDAIDEESERRVVLAVGSTTPAEDFDLLLRRGEKFVTVANQMQTVIFELLFTSMHTPVEKVIMALMMYRGEAQKLGPFRYNEWMTEFKQVLLGRSKHEFWEQVIVREKLGLIEVSESDMSTVSVDDAIEFYRIPVTTQSTTETIVKDDVDLDTLFEELNG; this is encoded by the exons ATGGCGCGTGTGGCAAAA ACTGGCTgcatgatcgtgatcgatgttGGACGAAGCACTTCGCAAAGCTGCGGGGATCAAAGTTTTTTCGAGACCGCCAAGGAGTGTGCTATGCGAATAATGCAAAAAACC ATTTGCAGCTTCCCACAAGACGAAGTTGGTCTAGTTCTGATGGGAACGGATGAGACGAGCAACCAGGTGAATACGGAGCACGGTAGCGGGTACGAGCACATTTGTGAAGCCTCTGAGCTCAAGCTACCCAACTGGCACACCTCACGTGTCCTGGAAAATAAAGTGTTGCGTTCGAACAGCGAGGCCAACTGGTACGATGCACTCATCGTTGCAGTGGACTTCCTTCGTGCGGGTACGGCAAACAGATCCTTCAAGCACCTGCATATCTTTCTGATATCGCCATTAGCAATGCCCGCCGAAGTAAGCCAGAGCGAAATCCGTTATCTGCTGGACAACTTAGAGGTGATGCTGTGCCAGGTGCACATTATCAGCGATCAGATTGAGCATTCGAATCCGATAACAACCAGCACCATCTTTACCCCCTCTTCAACTGGTACGTTCGTAGACGAGGAGGTGAAGAGTGAGGATCgcatcaaaaatgaaaatctacTGAATGAGATCATGCAAAAGGAGGGCTTCACCTTGACCAACATCAGTATGGCACACCGATGTTTGGGATTTTACGTACCGAAACCCGTCCGACCGACGCCCTGGAATAGCACGCTTACCATCGGCACCAAACTGAAGTTCGCCATATCCGCCTATTTGCTTATCAGTGAGCAGAAAGGTTTGGGCCCATTCAAGGTGACCAGTGCGGGCGGATCTACAGCAAACAGCGTCGTTAAGATGCGTACGCAACACTTCCAAAACgagaaaccgatcgatctggaaatggaagacgTGATCGTTGGGTACATGTATGGATCTACCGTTGTGCCGTACGACAATACTATCGATATGGACTACAAATCGGGTGAGGCAGGTCTGACCTGTCTCGGGTTTACGGCCTCCAGCAACATTCTAGACGAGTACCTGAGCGGAAAGGGCACCTACCTGGTGATGGCGAAGAAGGGGTGCGCAGGGTCAGAGGAAAAGCTTACCGCCCTGGTGAAGGCAATGATGGCACTTAATGTAGTCATGATGGCTGCCAAAATCTATCGTAAAGATACGAAACCACGTCTGCAAACGTTGTTCCCCATCATGCACGAACAACGTTATCCTTGCCTCGTGATGCTGGAACTCGTCTTCCAGG ATGAAATCAACCTCGTGCGATTTCCATCTTTTCTATCGAGCAAACACCAGCCTTCACCGGAACAGTACGCAGCGATTGATAAGTTAATCGACAGCATGAACCTGATGGACGCCGTAGAGGATGAGCATGGAGTTTCGCACGAAGCGTTTGGGTTTAACGAAACGCACAACCCAAACCATCAATTCCTATACCGTTCGGTTGTGCATCGGGCCATGCATCCGAATGCCGCCTCCCTCCCAGTGGTTGATAGCGACATAAGTGAGCTGGTAAGCGTTCCGAAGAAATTGGTCCATCGAGCGGAAGCTGCTATGGATGAGATCAAACAAGTGTTTCCGCTAGAGGAACAGAAACGCATCACACGTGCCGAGTGGCTACATCGGATGGCAGCCATGCACCAGGGGGGCGGAGATGCGGCGACTTCGAGCGCAGCGTCCGCACCCGGCcgcgatgcgatcgatgaGGAGAGTGAGCGGCGAGTGGTGCTGGCCGTCGGTTCGACGACACCGGCAGAAGATTTCGATCTGTTGTTACGGCGCGGGGAAAAGTTCGTTACGGTTGCCAATCAAATGCAGACCGTCATATTTGAGCTGCTTTTCACTTCGATGCACACCCCGGTAGAGAAGGTTATCATGGCGCTGATGATGTATCGCGGGGAGGCCCAAAAACTCGGTCCTTTTCGCTACAACGAGTGGATGACGGAGTTCAAGCAGGTGCTGCTCGGCCGCAGTAAGCACGAGTTTTGGGAGCAGGTGATCGTGCGGGAAAAACTCGGTTTGATCGAAGTATCCGAAAGCGATATGAGCACGGTTAGTGTGGATGATGCGATAGAATTTTACCGGATCCCAGTCACAACGCAGAGCACCACGGAAACAATCGTGAAAGATGATGTCGATCTTGATACACTGTTTGAGGAACTGAAcggataa